One window of Doryrhamphus excisus isolate RoL2022-K1 chromosome 13, RoL_Dexc_1.0, whole genome shotgun sequence genomic DNA carries:
- the pttg1ipa gene encoding PTTG1 interacting protein a, with product MMGLRSLGTVVLLFTFALGTILAQTSAPGQVCESKNGTSCEECLQNVTCLWCIKTRKCVTYPVRTILPPHALCPLNDARWGLCWLNFQHLIITLAVLGGVLIIALLICLFCCCKCENIGSSRFAAKMERQMNKSKSKQEERRAEMKQRHDEIRKKYGLSGPNPYSRFA from the exons ATGATGGGTTTAAGGAGTTTGGGAACTGTTGTCCTCCTCTTTACGTTCGCTTTGGGGACAATCTTAGCACAAACTTCCGCACCTGGCCAAG TCTGCGAGTCCAAGAATGGTACCAGCTGCGAGGAATGTCTTCAGAATGTGACA TGCTTGTGGTGTATCAAAACCAGAAAGTGTGTGACGTATCCTGTGAGGACCATCCTACCGCCACATGCTCTCTGTCCGCTCAATGATGCCCGCTGGGGGCTCTGTTGGT TGAACTTCCAGCATTTAATCATCACCTTGGCGGTGCTGGGCGGGGTTCTCATCATTGCCCTCCTGATCTGTCTGTTCTGCTGCTGCAAGTGTGAAAACATTGG ATCTTCGAGATTTGCAGCCAAGATGGAGAGGCAGATGAACAAATCAAAATCCAAACAGGAGGAGAG GCGGGCCGAGATGAAACAGAGAcacgacgaaatcaggaagaaATATG GCTTAAGTGGACCAAATCCTTACTCCAGATTTGCATGA